GCGTACGCCTTCACCGCGCAGCTCCAGATCGGCAGCGGCGAGCAGGCGCGGGCCTGTTCGGGCGCGCTGATCGACCCCGCTGGATCATCACCGCCGCCAGCTGCTTCGCCGCGAGCCCGCTCCAGGGCGGCGAGGTCGCGCCGGGCGCGCCCGCCTACCGGACCGTGGCGACAATCGGCCGCGCCGACCTGACGGCAGGGACCGGCGGACACGTCACCGAGGTCACCCATCTGGTGCCGCGCGCCGATCGGGACGTCGTCCTGGCGCGTCTCGCCACGCCCGCCACCGGGATCCGGCCCGTCGCCCTGGCGTCGGGCCCGGCGGCGGCCGGGGACACCCTGAAGGTCGCGGGCTACGGCCGTACGAAGACCCAGTGGGTGCCGGACCGGCTGCACGTGGCGTCGTTCGGGGTGAACAGCGTGAACGGCACCACCCTCGGCATCACCGGTGCCACCGCCGCCGACTCCGTCTGCATGGGTGACAGCGGCGGGCCCGTCCTGCGCGAACGCGACGGCGCCGTGGAGCTGGTCGGCGTCAGCAGCCGCTCCTGGCAGGGCGGTTGCTTCGGCGTGGAGGAGACCCGCAACGGCGCCGTGGCCGCGCGGACCGACGGCATCGCCGTAGGCGACCGGCTCACCGCGGGGCAGCGGCTGCGGTCCGGCGAGACGCTGGCCTCCGGCTCCGCCACGCTCACCATGCGCGCCGACGGCAACCTCGTCGTCACCTCCCGCGCCGGCAAGGTCCTGTGGTCCACGGGCACCGCCGGGAACGCGGGCGCCACCGCCGAGTTCGGCGCGGACAGCAACCTCGTCGTGTGCGACGCCGCCGGAACAGCCACCCTGTGGCAGTCGGGCACCGGCGCCGCGGGCGGCTCGCTGGTCCTCCAGGAGCGCGGCAACCTCGTCGTGCGCGACGCCCAGGGCCACACGCAGTGGACGACCGGCACCGCCGTCCGCAACGACTTCGACGGCGACACCCGCGCCGACATGCTCGGCTGGTACGACTACGCCGACGGCCGGGACATGCTGTACCGGTTCGGCGGCTCGGACACGGGCGCGCTGGCCTTCCCCCTCGCCGGGTACACGAGCCCCGCGGGCAGCGTGGACCACGCCCGGGTGAAGAAGGTCTCCGGCGACTTCAACGGTGACGGCAACGCCGACGTCGCCATCATGTACGGCTACGCGGACGGCTCCGTGAGGATGTGGACGTACGTCAGCCAGGGCAACGGCACCTTCGCGGCCCCGTTCGCCTCCTGGTCGGCGCCGGCGGGCAGCTTCACCTGGTCCCGCGCGCGTCTGGAGAGCGGCGACTTCAACGGCGACGGCCGCGACGACGTCGGCGTGCTCTACGACTACGACGGCGGTGCCGTGAAGCTGTGGACGTTCCTGGCCACCCCGACCGGCGGGTTCAGCGCCCCGAAGGTCGCCTGGGACCACCCGACGTGGGGCGACTGGGCCCGAACGGACCTGCACTCCGGCGACTTCGACGGCGACGGCCGCGACGACGCCGTGCTCTGGTACGACTACCAGGACGGCCGGGACGTCGTCCACGTCCTGGAGGGCAACGCGGACGGCACGGTCGCCTCGCCCCGTACGGCCCTGACCTCGGCCGCGGGGAGTCTCACGCACTCCTCGATGAAGATCGTCCTCGCCGACTACAACGGCGACGGCCGCGACGACATCGGGGCGATGTACGGCTGCGCCGACGGCAACGTGAAGATGTTCACCTGGCCGACGAAGGCCGACGGCACGTCCGACTCCGTCCGGATCGGCTGGGCCAGCGCCACGGCGAGCTCCTGGGGCTTCGCCCGCACCCACTTCCTGCACCGCCCCCCCCCCCCCCCCCCCGCGGCATCCGACCGCGGTCCGGGAGGAGCACACGACGGCGGGGCGGTCTCCTCCGGCACGGCGCCGGAGGGGACCGCCCCGCCCGTTTCCCGGGGCGCGAGGGGCGGCGCGGCGTTTCGGGGCCGGTGGCGGGGGCACACGTCCGGCGTCCGTCCCGGGCGACACCGGAGGTGATCTCCATGCCAGGGCGTGAGGAGCTGCCCTCCACGCTGGAGCGGTCCGCGAAGGAGGCACAGCGAACCTGGATCAAGGCGCACGACTCGGCCGTCGAGCAGTACGGCGAGGGCGAACGGGCCCACCGGGTCGCCTTCAGCGCGCTGAAGCACACCTACGAGAAGGTCGGCGACCACTGGGAGCGCAAGGAGCAGGGCCGCAAGGGCCCCTCCGACCCGCGCGCCGCGGCTCCGCGCGGCACTCCGGCCCGCAGCGGCGCGGGCGTCGACGAGAACGCCTCGAAGCAGCACCTGTACGACATGGCGAAGCGGCTCGGCATCGAGGGCCGGTCGCAGATGACGAAGGCCGAGCTGGCCGAGGCGCTCCGCAAGGAGAACCGTTCCCGCACCCGCCAGGCCCGGGAGCGCTGACCCCGCGCGCCCACCGGGTACTGGTCACTCCCGTCCCGCGCACGTCCGGGTCTCCGGTTCCAACTCCCCTCCCGGCGCCGGTCAGGCGGGCCGGGGGCGGAGGAGTACGCATGTCTCGTCCGTGCCGACCGCCAGGGTGTTGTCCGGCAGCAGCGCGAGCGCCCGTACGGCGGGGCCCGGCCTGAACGGGCGTGCCTCCCCGTCCCCGGCCGGGTCGCGCAGCTCCACCAGCCCGTCCGCCCAGGCAACCGCCAGCGCCGCGCCCCGCGCGTGCAGGGCGGCCACCGGGTGCGGGCGCCGGGCCACCACGGACGCGTCGTCCGCGTCGTCGCCGGGACGCCAGAGCCGTACGGTCCCGTCGGCGCCGCCGCTGTACACGCGGGGCCCGCCGGTCGCCGTGAGCGCGGTGACCCGGCCGGAGTGGAGCGCCGCCTGGTGCAGCCCGGCCAGGCTGAAGGCGTGCACGAAGCCCATCCGGTCGCCCGTGAGGACCGTGTCGCCCACGGCCGCGAGCGCCGTCGCCGGATGCGTGGCGAGGGTCGCCGCCACGGCCTCCACCAGGCGCGGCACGGAGCCCGAGGGTGTCCGCAGGCGGCCGCGCTCGTCCAGCGTCAGCCGGCTGCCGTCGCCCAGGCAGGCGACCGCCCGGGTGCGCCGGTCGTCGGTCTCGACCGGCTGCCCGCCGCACACGGTCAGCGCCGTCACACGGCCCTCCCGCACACCGGCCACCGTCCACGGCGCGTCCGCCGCGAGGACGGCCAGCCCGTCCCGCACCGCGTCCTCCGCGCCCTCCGGCAGGGCGGCCAGCAGCGCCAGGGCCCGGCCGGGCGGCGTCTGGCCGTCCCGTACGAGCGCCTGCCCGGCCCGCAGCCAGGCGGCGCGCAGCCCTCCGTACGGGCCGGTCTCCTCCTCGTACAGGCGGGTCACCCGCACGGGGTCGGCCGCACAGACGGCGGCCGGGTCGGACAGGTGAGGGCGCCCCGGCGGCGGTACGGGCCGGTCCGGCTCCTCGAACGCGACCTCGACATGGCCCAGGGCGCGCAGGTCGGCCGCCAGTTCGCCGACGCCCGGCGTCCCGGCGGGCAGGACCACCCGGTCGGGGCGGCGCGGGGCGCTCAGCAGGGCCGTGAGCAGCTCGCCGGGCGTACCGGCGACCACGCCGAGCGCGTTGGCGACCGTCCATACCGTGGCACGCACTGCCGTCCCTCTCCGCCGTCCCGCCGTCCCGCCGTCCCGCCGTCCCGCCTTCAGCCGCGGGCGCCCGTGAAGTGCTCCCTTACCAGGGACTCCACGACGTTGAGGTCCCCGGCGACGAGCGCGTCGAGGAGGGCGCCGTGCTCGGCCGCGTCCGCGACCAGGTCGGCGCGGCGCACGGCGGGCGGGCTGACGAGGGGCCACTGGGAGCGGCGGTGCAGGTCGTCGGCGACGGCGACCAGCTGCTCGTTCCCGGCGAGGCCGAGCAGGGCGCGGTGGAAGGCGCGGTCGGCCTCCCCGTACTCGGCGAGGTCGCCGTGCGCGGCGGCCGCTGCGGTCGCCTCGGCGAGTGGGCGCAGCTCCGCCCAGCGGTCGGCGGGCACGGTGCGGGCGAGGCGCAGCATGACGGGGACCTCGATGAGGGCGCGGACCTCGGCCAGCTCGGCGAGTTCGCGCGGGGTGCGTTCGACGACGCGGAAGCCGCGGTTGGGGACGACCTCTACGGCGCCCTCGACGGCGAGCTGCTGCATGGCCTCCCGTACGGGCGTGGCGGAGACGCCGAGGCGCAGGCCGAGGGCGGGCGCGGAGTACACCTGGCCGGGCGCGAGGTCGCCGCCGACGAGCGCGGCGCGCAGCGCGTCGAGGACCTGGCCGCGTACGGAGTGCCGCTGGACCAGCCGGGGCGTGCCGGGGAGCGGCCCGTCGTGGTCTTCGTGGTCGTGCGGGCCGCGCGCCTGCTCGGGGACGCGGTGGGCGGAGGGCGCGCCGGGGCGCCCGGAAGGAGCGTGCCCCTCGGGTGCCCGGTACGGGGCGTGCCCCTGGGGCGCCGGGGACGCGGCGGGCGGCGCCGGCCGCCGCTCGGGTCGCTCGGCCGCCTCGCGGGCTCTGCCCTGCTCCACTCGGGTCCTCCTGCCGACAGTGCGTGAGGGCCCGGCTCGCGGTGCGGGGGCCCTGTGTGCACGATAGGCGGACGGGGCGGCGGGGCACACATCGATCAGATCGGGTAAGGTAAGGCTTACCTGCAAACGATCGCGATTCGGTGGTCCTGCATGTCCCTCTCCGCACTGCTGCCCTCCGCGTCCGCCTCGCGTTCCGCCGCCTCGTCGGCCGCCTCGCCCGTCGCACCCTCGTACGCCCGTCTCGCCGAGGTGTTCCCCGGTCTGCGGGTGCGCGAGCTCGCGGACGGCGAACCGGTGCCGAGCGGCGACGGCTGGGTCCGCGCGGACGAACTGGCGGCCGGCGGCCCCGCGCTCGACGCGTTCCTCGCCTGGGACGAGGCGCAGACGCTGCGCGACTACGGGGTGGCGGCCCGCCCGGACGTGGTCGCGAGTTTCGGTCTCCACCGGTACGCCTGGCCCGCCTGCCTGCTGGTGACGGTTCCGTGGTTCCTGCACCGCCGGGTGCCCCGGGTGCCCGCCGCCGACGTGGCGTTCCAGCGGACGCTGGGCCGGATGGCCGTCCGGGTACGGGAGTTCGCGTGCCTGCCGGGCGATCCTGCGGCCGCGCTGCCCGGGGCGCGGGTCGTGCCGGACGAGGAGGCGCTGCGGGCCGAAGTGCGGGCGGCGGTCGCCGAGCACATAGGGCCCGTGCTGGAGGGGTTCGGTCCGCGCATGCGGCGCCGGGGGCGCGCGCTGTGGGGCATGGCGACGGACGAGATCGTCGAGGGCATCTGGTACGTGGCCGGGCTGCTCGGCGAGGAGCCGCGCGCGATGGAGGAGCTGGAGCTGCTGCTTCCGGGCACGGCGAAGCCGTACGTGGGCCCGGCCGGGTTCCGGGAGCTGACGGGGCCCGACGGGCGGTCGTTCCCCACCAGGGACCGGGCGAGCTGCTGCCTCTTCTACACGCTGCGCCCCGAGGACACCTGCGTGACGTGCCCCCGCACCTGCGACGCCGACCGCGTCCGCAAACTGGCGGCGACGCGAGCGAACTGACGAAACGTCAATGCAGCCGCCTCACGGCGGCTGCGGGCGACGCGCCGCCGACGCGTCGGGAGCGGCCCGTGTACGACACGTCAGGCGCCGGACCGGCGTCCCGCGGGCGACACGTCTCGGTGCCGGCCCGGCGGCCTGCGCGCGACACGTCCACGCCGGGGCGGGCGGCCCGGGACAGTACGTCGGGCGTCTGCCGGGCGGCCTGCGCGCGGCACATCCCGGTGCCGACCCGGCACCTGCGGGCAACACCTCGGCATCCGGTGGAGCGGCCTGCACAGAGCGCGTCGAGCGCCGACCGGTACCGCCCCGCGCGCCACGCCCCTGAGCCGCCCGGACGCCACCTCCAGGAGGCCCCCGGACCTGTCACGGGACCCTCCCCCCGACGGCGCGTCAGCGCATCGGCCTCGGCGGCTGCGGCAGGTCCCTCGCCCAGGGCGGGTCGGCGCCGGGCACCGCGCAGGTGCGAGCGGCGACCAGGGCCGCGTACGCGCAGCTCGCGGCGGTCTCCTCCAAGGTCAGCCCGTCGAGGCGGCCGCCCAGGCGGCCGAGCCCGGCCAGGGCGTGCAGGAGGCCCGCCGTGAACGAGTCGCCCGCGCCGACCGTGTCCACGACCTCCGTCGGCGGGGCCGGTACGGTGACGCGGGCGCCGTCCAGCGAGGCGAGCGCCCCGCGCGCGCCGAGCGTGACGACGACGAGCCGGGCGCCCGCCGCGTGCCACCGGTCGCACGCCTCCTCGGGCGTGACGCCGGGCAGCAGCCGGGCGAGGTCGTCCTCGCTGACCCGCAGGATGTCGGCGAGCGCGCACCAGTCACCGATCCGCTCCCGGTACGCGGCCGGGGGCACCAGCAGCGGGCGGACGTTGGGGTCGACGCACACGGTGGCCCGCTGCCGTACGGAGGCGAGGAACTCCTCGACGCGGCGCCCGCCGGGCTCGCGGACGAGCGCCAGGGAGCCGGTGTGCAGACAGACCGTGCCGTCCAGCGGCGCCGCGGCCAGCTCCTCGGCGGTCCACTGCCAGTCGGCGGCGCCCTCCGCGTAGAAGGCGTACGAGGCGTGGCCGCGCGCGTCCACGTCGGCGACGGCCAGGGCGCTCGGCTCGGGCGCGGTCACCGAGCCCGTGAGGTCCACGCCGGAGGCGAGCAGGCGGTCCCGGAACAGCGTGCCGAACACATCGCCGGAGAGGCGGCCGAGGAACCGGGCGGGGGTGCCGAGCCGGGCGAGGGCGACGGCCGTGTTGGCGGGCCCGCCACCGGGCAGGACCCGCAGCGTGAGCCCGGCGCCGGGAGGCCCGGCGGGGTGGACGGGGTCGGTGAAGGCATCGGCGACGCATTCGCCGAGCACGGTGATCCGCTGACTGCTCATGTCCTCCGCCTCGAACGCCCGGCGGCCTTCGTCAAGCGGCCGCTCCGGGGACAGCATCACACCCTGTGCCCCGGTCCGGGACCCGCTCGTGACGCGTTCCACGCCACCCGACCGAGTGGCCGCATTCGAACGTTCCTCACGGTCTTCGGATTACCGTTCGAGTGAATGGCGCCTGTTCGCGGCCCTCCGGGCCCCGTTGGCGTGCTCTTGCCCCGAAACCCCCTGACACGCCCCGTCGGTCGGCCAAGATGACGCACCACATGCACCACTGCGATGCGAGGGACACCGCATGAGACTGACCGACATATCGCTGGACTGGCTGATCCCGGGCGGTGTGATGCTCGTCGGAACCGCCGTGGCGGTGGCGGTGCTCGCGCGCGGCAAGCGCGCCGCCGGTGAGAAGGCCGTGCCCGAGGACTCCTGGGAGCGCAGCGAGGAACGCCGCCGGCGCAAGGAGGCCGTCTACGGAATCGCCTCCTACCTGCTGCTGTTCTGCTGCGCGGCCGTCGCCGCCGCGCTCTCCTTCCACGGCCTGGTCGGCTTCGGCCGGCAGAACCTGAACCTGTCCGGCGGCTGGGAGTACCTGGTGCCGTTCGGCCTCGACGGCGCCGCCATGTTCTGCTCGGTGCTCGCCGTGCGCGAGGCCAGCCACGGCGACGCGGCGCTCGGCTCGCGGCTGCTCGTGTGGCTGTTCGCCGGGGCCGCCGCCTGGTTCAACTGGGTGCACGCCCCGCGCGGCCTGGGGCACGACGGCGCCCCGCAGTTCTTCGCGGGGATGTCCCTGTCGGCGGCCGTGCTGTTCGACCGGGCGCTGAAGCAGACCCGCCGGGCGGCGCTGCGCGAGCAGGGCCTCGTGCCGCGCCCGCTGCCGCAGATCCGGATCGTCCGCTGGCTGCGGGCGCCCCGCGAGACGTTCGCCGCCTGGTCGCTGATGCTGCTGGAGGGCGTACGGACCCTGGACGAGGCCGTCGAGGAGGTACGGGAGGACAGGCGCGAGAAGGAGCTGAGCCGCCGCCGGAGGCGGGAGCAGCAGAAGCTGGACCGGGCGCGGCTGCGCGCGCTCAACCGGCAGCACCGGGCCTGGGGGCTCGGGCGGGGCGGCGGGCGCCAGGTGGACGTACCGGGTCTGAACTCGTCGTCCGGCTCCGGGCAGGGCGCCGTGGAGGGGGCGCTCGCGGAGCCCGCCATATCCGAGCCGGGACAGCTGCCGCACCGCTCCCGGCCCTCCCTTCAGGCCGTCAGGGGCGATGAGCCGCAGACGGTCGATCTGACGGCGGAGGACGACACGCAGACGCTCCCCCGCCTCGACTCCCTGGAGCGGAAGCTCAAGAGCCTGGAGCAGCAGTTCGGCTGAGGCTCGGCCCGGGGTCCCGCCGGTGGGCCCGCCGCTCCGAGGCGGCGGGCCCACCGGTGCGTCCGGGCGGCGCCGCCCTCCCTCCTCGGCCGCTCCCCTCCTCGGCCGCTCCCCCTCCTCGGCCGCTCCCCCTCCTCGGTCAGGCGGCCGGACGGACGGCTCTCCCCTCCCCCGGGTCAGGCGGCCGGTTTCACCCCGGACAGCTCGAACCAGACGACCTTGCCCGCGCCCTGCGCCCGTACGCCCCACGCGTCGGCGAGCGCCTGCACGAGGAGCAGGCCCCGGCCGTGCGTGCGGTCCTCCGACGCGGGGAGGTACGGATCGGGCGGCTCGGGCGCGAAGTCCCGCACCTCCACGCGCAGGACGTCACCGGTGAGAGACGCGGTGACGACCGCGCCGTACGCCGTGTGGATCAGCGCGTTGGTCACCAGCTCGCTGGTGAGCAGCTCCGCCGTGAACGCCGGGTCCTCCGCGACCCGGTGGCCCCATAACTCCCGCAGCGCCGCGCGCATTCCGGCGACGGCCCCCAGGTCACCCGCGCCGATCCGCCGGGACAGTCCCGCTGCCCCCGGTCTGTCCTGGTCCCGCCCGTCCACCATGGGTCCGACCCCTGCCTGACGCCCACTCATAGCCCCCACCCACGTCATCGGCCCTTCCCTCGAACAGGCTCACGGGGTTCCATGCCCCCGTGCCCCGCGTGTCACGCGTACGGACTACCCACGGGCGGGCGCACAGAGGGGAGCAGTGGGGCACGCCGGGGTGTCAAGGTCGCGGAATGTTCCGCACGTTGGATCGCGCCAGCTGCGCCATCCGGCCGACGCCGCCGTCCAGCACGATCTTGCTGGCGGACAGCGCGAAGCCGGTCACCATCTCGGCGCGGATCTTCGGCGGGATGGACAGCGCGTTCGGGTCGGTCACCACGTCGACCAGGGCCGGGCCCGGGTGCCGGAAGGCGTCCTTGAGGGCGCCCGCCAGCTGTTTGGGCTTCTCCACCCGCACCCCGTAGGCACCGGCGGCGCGGGCGACGGCGGCGAAGTCCGGGTTGTGGTTGGTGGTGCCGTGCGAGGGCAGCCCGGCGACCATCATCTCCAGCTCCACCATGCCGAGCGAGGAGTTGTTGAACAGCACGATCTTCACCGGCAGGCCGTACTGGACGAGGGTGAGGAAGTCGCCCATGAGCATGGCGAACCCGCCGTCGCCGGACATCGACACGACCTGCCGTCCGGGGTGGGCGAACTGGGCGCCGATGGCCTGCGGCAGCGCGTTCGCCATGGAGCCGTGGCTGAACGAGCCGATGATGCGGCGTCGCCCGTTGGGGGTGAGATAGCGGGCCGCCCACACATTGCACATGCCGGTGTCCACGGTGAACACGGCGTCGTCGTCGGAGAGTTCGTCGAGGACGGACGCCACGTACTCGGGGTGCAGCGGGGTGTGCTTCTCCGCCTTGCGGGTGTAGGCGCGGACGACGCCCTCCAGCGCCTCCGCGTGCTTCTTCAGCATCTTGTCCAGGAACCGCCGGTCGCTCTTGGGGCGCACACGGGGCACGAGGCAGCGCAGGGTCTCACGGACATCGCCCCACACGGCGAGGTCGAGCCGTGAGCGCCGCCCGAGCCGCTCGGGCCGTACGTCCACCTGGACGATCCGCACGTCGTCGGGCAGGAACGCGCTGTACGGGAAGTCCGTGCCGAGCAGGATCAGCAGATCGCACTCGTGGGTGGCCTCGTACGCGGCGCCGTACCCGAGCAGCCCGCTCATGCCCACGTCGAAAGGATTGTCGTACTGGATGAACTCCTTGCCGCGCAGGGCGTGGCCGACCGGCGCCTTGACCCGCTCGGCGAACTGCATGACCTCGGCGTGGGCGCCCGCCGTGCCGCTGCCGCAGAACAGGGTGACCCGGTCGGCGGCGTCGACCATCCGGACCAGCGCGTCGATCTCGGCGTCGCCGGGGCGCACGGTGGGGCGGGTGGTGACCAGGTCGTGCGCGGTGGTCTTCTCGGGCGCCTGCTGGGCCGCGATGTCACCGGGCAGGGCGACCACGCTGACGCCGCCGCGCCCGACGGCGTGCTGGATCGCGGTGCGCAGGAGGCGGGGCATCTGCTGCGGGTTGGAGATCAGCTCGCAGTAGTGGCTGCACCGCTGGAACAGCTGGTCGGGGTGGGTCTCCTGGAAGTAGCCGAGCCCGATCTCGCCGGACGGGATGTGGGAGGCGAGCGCCAGGACGGGGGCCATGGAGCGGTGCGCGTCGTACAGGCCGTTGATGAGGTGGAGGTTGCCCGGGCCGCACGACCCCGCGCAGGCGGCGAGCCGTCCGGTCAGCTGCGCCTCGGCGCCGGCCGCGAACGCGGCGCTCTCCTCGTGCCGCACCTGCACCCACTCGATGCCCCGGGTGCGCCGTACGGCGTCCACCACGGGGTTGAGGCTGTCGCCGACGACCCCGTACATCCGCTGGACCCCGGCGCGGACGAGGGTGTCGACGAACTGCTCCGCCACGTTCTGTCTGCCCATGCTCCCCATCCACGCACGCCCGCCGGGCTCCCGCCTCCCGGAGGCGGCCATGTGTACGGACTTCGGCGTACGCGCGGCGGTCCGGCAGCGGCGCGGGCGCCCGGGGCCCGAGGGGGGGCGGGCACGGGCGGCGCGGAAGGCGTGGCGCGAGGGCGGGGCACGGGCGGGGCGGGGCACGGGCGGGCGCGCGGGGACCAGGGGGCCGGGGGCCGCGCAGGGCGACGTACGGGAGGGGCGCGGGCGCGGACGGCGAGGCGCGGGGGGTCCGCCGGGTGCGTCCTCCTTCCCCAACAAAGGAGGGCGTCCCGGCGGACCCGCGTGCCTCGCGCGCGTCGCGCGCAGAGTCGTGCGGCACGACGCGGCGGCGCGAACCGCGGTCGTGTGGCCGGGAGGCCGCTGGTGCCGCGGTGGCGTCACCTTGGCAGAGTGGCGGGTGGTGCGGGGATGATGGGGGCGGCGGGTTTGCGCCGTGGCCGTTTTCCGCCACGGCCCGAGGGGAGGGAGGTCCCGGTGCTGAACGCGATCGGGCTCGACGAGCGGCAGGAGTCGGCGTACCGGGCGCTCGTGGCGCTGGGCGCGGCGGAGGTCAGGGACCTCGCGCACCGGCTGGCGCTGCCGGAGCCGGAGACGGAGCGGACGCTGCGTCGGCTGGAGGCGCAGGGCCTGGCCGCGCAGTCCTCGTACCGCACGGGCCGGTGGGTGGCGGCGCCGCCCGCCGTGGCGCTGGGCGCGCTGCTCACCCAGCAGCGCCACGAGCTGGAGCAGGCCGAGCTGGCGGCGGCGCTGCTCGCGGAGGAGTACCGGGCGGAGGCGGCCGCGCAGCCCGAGGTGCACGACCTGCTGGAGGTGGTGACCGGGGCCAGCGCGGTGGCGCACCGGTTCCGGCAGCTCCAGCTGGGCGCGGCGGAGGAGGTGTGCGCCCTGGTGACCGGCAGGCCGGTGGTGGTGACGGGCGCGGAGAACGACGCGGAGGAGCGCGCGGCCGAGCGGGGCGTGGCGTACCGGGTGGTGGTGGAGCGGGAGGTGCTGGAGGGGCCCGACGGGGTGGCCGACGTGGCGTCGGCGCTGCGCCGGGACGAGCGGGTGCGGGTGGTGGACCGGGTGCCGACGAAGCTGGTCGTGGCGGACCGGTCACTGGCGATGGTGCCGCTGACGGGACGGGGCGCGGAACCGGCGGCGCTGGTGGTGCACGCGAGCGGGCTCCTGGAGTCGCTGACGGGGCTGTTCGAGGCGGTGTGGCGGGACGCGGTGCCGCTGCGGATGGGCGCGGCGGACGGGCCGCCGGTGGAGGAGCCGGGGGCGGGGCCCGACGCGACGGACCTGGAGGTTCTGTCGCTGCTGCTGGCGGGCATGACGGACGCGAGCGTGGCGAAGCAGCTGGACCTCGGCCTGCGGACGGTGCAGCGGCGGGTGAAGGGGCTGATGGAGCTGGCGGGCGTGACGACCCGGCTCCAGCTGGGCTGGCACGCGTACGAGCGCGGCTGGGTCACCCGCTGACGGGACCGGCGGCGCCTCGCGTACCGGACCGAGCGATCCGGCTGACCTGCACGAACGGCACCGCCGCCGGGATTCCTGCACGCTGGACGAATGGGTGTGTGGGAGCAGCTGCAGGTCGCCCTGGTGCTGCTGCTCGGCCTCTTCGGGGTGCTGGTGCCCCGCCTTCCCGGGTCGTGGCTGGTGTGGGCGGGCGTCCTGTGGTGGGCGCTCCAGGACACGTCGGCCGCGGCGTGGTGGCTGCTGGCGGGGTCCACGGCGCTGCTGCTGGCCACGCGGGCGGAGATCGGGCGCCTGCCGGTGCGGCGGCTGAGCGGGGTGGTGGTGACCCGGCGGATGGTCGCGTACGCGGGCGTGGGCGCCGTGCTGGGCTTCGTCCTGGTGCCGGTGGTGGGCGGGGCCCTCGGGTACATGGGCGGGATCTACCTGGTGGAGCGGCGGCGGCTGGGCGAGCACGCGGCCGCGGCCGCGGCGACGCGGTCGGTGATGCGGGCCATCGGCACGAGTGTGCTGGTGGAGCTGTACGCGTGCCTGCTGGTGGTGGCCGGGTGGGTGGCGGTCGTGCTCGGCACGTGAGGGCGGAGCGGGCCGGGGCGCCCGGCGGGAAGTCCGTTGCCCGGGGGTGCGGGGCTGCGCATACTGGGCCGCATTCGACGACGTACGGGGGCGGTCTCATGACGGGGAACAGCGGCGCGCGCGACGGGCACCCGGTGGTGCGGGTGGAGGACCTGCGGCGCTCGTACGGCTCCGGGGCCGCCGCCGTGCACGCCCTGCGCGGGGTGTCGTTCGAGGTGGCGCGCGGGGAGCTGGTGGCGCTCAAGGGCCGGTCCGGCTCGGGCAAGACGACGCTTCCGGCCCCCTGACTCCGCCCCCGCCACCGCCGCCGGGTTGGAGCCCGGCGGCGGCAGGCAGGGAACGGGGAACGGAGGCTCAGCGAATGAATCCCTCCCGCTTGGCCTGCATCGCGGCGCGCCCCTCCGCGCCCTTGCGCTTCCAGTCGCGCCGGATCTCGGCCCGCATCCGGGCGTCGGTCTTGGCGACGATGTACTGGTTCTCCCGCAGGAGCTTGCGGTAGCTGTCCAGGCGCCGTTCCGGCAGGGTGCCGTCCTCGACGGCGGCGAGGACGGCGCAGCCGGGTTCGGCGGCGTGGGCGCAGTCGTGGAACCGGCACGACGCGGCCAGCTCCTCGATCTCCGAGAACACCTGCCCGACGCCCGTGCCCGCGTCCCACAGGCCCACCCCGCGCAGCCCCGG
This genomic window from Streptomyces thermolilacinus SPC6 contains:
- a CDS encoding FG-GAP-like repeat-containing protein, whose product is MTAASCFAASPLQGGEVAPGAPAYRTVATIGRADLTAGTGGHVTEVTHLVPRADRDVVLARLATPATGIRPVALASGPAAAGDTLKVAGYGRTKTQWVPDRLHVASFGVNSVNGTTLGITGATAADSVCMGDSGGPVLRERDGAVELVGVSSRSWQGGCFGVEETRNGAVAARTDGIAVGDRLTAGQRLRSGETLASGSATLTMRADGNLVVTSRAGKVLWSTGTAGNAGATAEFGADSNLVVCDAAGTATLWQSGTGAAGGSLVLQERGNLVVRDAQGHTQWTTGTAVRNDFDGDTRADMLGWYDYADGRDMLYRFGGSDTGALAFPLAGYTSPAGSVDHARVKKVSGDFNGDGNADVAIMYGYADGSVRMWTYVSQGNGTFAAPFASWSAPAGSFTWSRARLESGDFNGDGRDDVGVLYDYDGGAVKLWTFLATPTGGFSAPKVAWDHPTWGDWARTDLHSGDFDGDGRDDAVLWYDYQDGRDVVHVLEGNADGTVASPRTALTSAAGSLTHSSMKIVLADYNGDGRDDIGAMYGCADGNVKMFTWPTKADGTSDSVRIGWASATASSWGFARTHFLHRPPPPPPAASDRGPGGAHDGGAVSSGTAPEGTAPPVSRGARGGAAFRGRWRGHTSGVRPGRHRR
- a CDS encoding ChaB family protein, with product MPGREELPSTLERSAKEAQRTWIKAHDSAVEQYGEGERAHRVAFSALKHTYEKVGDHWERKEQGRKGPSDPRAAAPRGTPARSGAGVDENASKQHLYDMAKRLGIEGRSQMTKAELAEALRKENRSRTRQARER
- a CDS encoding WD40 repeat domain-containing protein; this translates as MRATVWTVANALGVVAGTPGELLTALLSAPRRPDRVVLPAGTPGVGELAADLRALGHVEVAFEEPDRPVPPPGRPHLSDPAAVCAADPVRVTRLYEEETGPYGGLRAAWLRAGQALVRDGQTPPGRALALLAALPEGAEDAVRDGLAVLAADAPWTVAGVREGRVTALTVCGGQPVETDDRRTRAVACLGDGSRLTLDERGRLRTPSGSVPRLVEAVAATLATHPATALAAVGDTVLTGDRMGFVHAFSLAGLHQAALHSGRVTALTATGGPRVYSGGADGTVRLWRPGDDADDASVVARRPHPVAALHARGAALAVAWADGLVELRDPAGDGEARPFRPGPAVRALALLPDNTLAVGTDETCVLLRPRPA
- a CDS encoding GntR family transcriptional regulator, whose translation is MEQGRAREAAERPERRPAPPAASPAPQGHAPYRAPEGHAPSGRPGAPSAHRVPEQARGPHDHEDHDGPLPGTPRLVQRHSVRGQVLDALRAALVGGDLAPGQVYSAPALGLRLGVSATPVREAMQQLAVEGAVEVVPNRGFRVVERTPRELAELAEVRALIEVPVMLRLARTVPADRWAELRPLAEATAAAAAHGDLAEYGEADRAFHRALLGLAGNEQLVAVADDLHRRSQWPLVSPPAVRRADLVADAAEHGALLDALVAGDLNVVESLVREHFTGARG
- a CDS encoding (2Fe-2S)-binding protein; translation: MSLSALLPSASASRSAASSAASPVAPSYARLAEVFPGLRVRELADGEPVPSGDGWVRADELAAGGPALDAFLAWDEAQTLRDYGVAARPDVVASFGLHRYAWPACLLVTVPWFLHRRVPRVPAADVAFQRTLGRMAVRVREFACLPGDPAAALPGARVVPDEEALRAEVRAAVAEHIGPVLEGFGPRMRRRGRALWGMATDEIVEGIWYVAGLLGEEPRAMEELELLLPGTAKPYVGPAGFRELTGPDGRSFPTRDRASCCLFYTLRPEDTCVTCPRTCDADRVRKLAATRAN
- a CDS encoding carbohydrate kinase family protein, with amino-acid sequence MSSQRITVLGECVADAFTDPVHPAGPPGAGLTLRVLPGGGPANTAVALARLGTPARFLGRLSGDVFGTLFRDRLLASGVDLTGSVTAPEPSALAVADVDARGHASYAFYAEGAADWQWTAEELAAAPLDGTVCLHTGSLALVREPGGRRVEEFLASVRQRATVCVDPNVRPLLVPPAAYRERIGDWCALADILRVSEDDLARLLPGVTPEEACDRWHAAGARLVVVTLGARGALASLDGARVTVPAPPTEVVDTVGAGDSFTAGLLHALAGLGRLGGRLDGLTLEETAASCAYAALVAARTCAVPGADPPWARDLPQPPRPMR